In one Lolium rigidum isolate FL_2022 chromosome 3, APGP_CSIRO_Lrig_0.1, whole genome shotgun sequence genomic region, the following are encoded:
- the LOC124695880 gene encoding putative B3 domain-containing protein Os08g0325100, producing the protein MCTPCQRCKLWDEHLYKNLDDEKKYFLVLMMGDFQDGMIIPEELVRRLKGKIPRKIKLNTQNDQSHIIAVAKNQEKLVLTVGWSQFVESYDLQMGDSLIFNYNGDSQFNVILFDKLGREKALSAVMDPFMPQVQDRRSDTHETGSDKNMDAPCERCKSWLEYHYMNLDDEKKNFLMLMIGDFQHEMIMPEEFVQRFKGKIPGEIKLETQNRCSYIIEVVRNQEKFVLTAGWGKFAETFGLKIGDTIIFRYNGNSEFSVIIFDELGYEKALSAVVDPFLPPVQERHTSATETVKSSDFHPQLTEMQPLTTVNRLPMESQRTERQRRLRKHKSCQNNWTTMYSYSSQASEDSFSSEDGHGLEYLPGSNYTVRKKKMSLSSIQKEHLKDGYITTHRTKLTSDQMEEVKRKIHSIHSEILIFVAVMGKSNLDSKCFLTFPSTYAEKYLPEETQLYLQLLDKEWEVSVTHNSARNEKKLGSGWQQFVKDNNLKMGDICLFELLNNSSRCTMEVYIIRVNDGN; encoded by the exons ATGTGCACGCCTTGCCAAAGGTGTAAACTGTGGGATGAGCACCTGTACAAGAATTTGGATGATGAAAAGAAGTATTTTTTGGTTCTTATGATGGGTGATTTCCAAGATGGGATG ATAATACCAGAAGAACTTGTGCGGCGTTTGAAAGGCAAAATTCCAAGAAAGATCAAGCTAAATACCCAAAATGATCAGAGTCACATTATTGCTGTTGCCAAGAACCAAGAAAAGCTTGTCCTTACAGTGGGTTGGAGTCAATTTGTCGAAAGCTATGATCTACAGATGGGTGATTCCTTAATATTTAATTACAATGGAGACTCTCAGTTTAATGTCATACTATTTGATAAACTTGGTCGAGAGAAGGCATTATCGGCTGTTATGGATCCTTTTATGCCTCAGGTCCAAGATAGGCGCAGCGACACACATGAAACTGG GTCTGATAAGAACATGGATGCGCCTTGTGAAAGATGCAAAAGCTGGCTTGAATATCACTACATGAACTTGGATGATGAAAAAAAGAATTTTTTGATGCTTATGATTGGTGATTTTCAACATGAGATG ATCATGCCAGAAGAATTTGTTCAGCGTTTCAAAGGCAAGATCCCAGGAGAAATCAAACTTGAAACACAAAATCGTTGTAGCTACATAATTGAAGTTGTCAGGAACCAAGAAAAGTTTGTCCTTACAGCGGGATGGGGAAAATTTGCTGAAACCTTCGGTCTAAAGATAGGTGACACTATAATATTCAGATACAATGGGAACTCTGAGTTCAGTGTCATAATCTTTGATGAACTTGGCTATGAGAAGGCATTATCAGCTGTTGTGGATCCTTTTCTGCCCCCTGTGCAAGAAAGGCATACAAGTGCTACTGAAACTGTAAAGAGTTCGGATTTTCATCCCCAGCTCACGGAAATGCAGCCACTTACCACAGTGAATAGGCTGCCAATGGAGTCACAACGAACAGAAAGACAGAGGCGGCTCCGAAAGCACAAGTCATGTCAAAACAACTGGACCACAATGTATTCATACTCTTCTCAGGCATCAG AAGATTCTTTCTCCTCTGAAGATGGCCATGGACTAGAGTATCTTCCTGGTTCCAATTACACTgtcaggaagaagaagatgagtctATCTTCAATTCAAAaggagcatctgaaggatggttACATTACTACCCATAGGACTAAACTAACTTCAGATCAGATGGAAGAGGTGAAGCGGAAGATCCACTCTATACACTCAGAGATCCTCATCTTTGTTGCTGTGATGGGCAAGTCCAACCTTGATTCAAAATGCTTCCTG ACTTTCCCCAGCACCTATGCTGAGAAATATCTTCCAGAGGAGACACAGTTGTATCTTCAGCTGCTTGACAAGGAATGGGAAGTATCCGTTACTCATAATAGTGCACGTAACGAGAAAAAACTCGGAAGCGGATGGCAACAGTTTGTGAAGGACAACAATCTGAAGATGGGTGACATCTGCCTTTTCGAACTGTTGAACAATTCGAGCAGGTGCACCATGGAAGTCTATATCATCCGCGTAAACGATGGCAATTGA